The following coding sequences are from one Apus apus isolate bApuApu2 chromosome 10, bApuApu2.pri.cur, whole genome shotgun sequence window:
- the SECISBP2L gene encoding selenocysteine insertion sequence-binding protein 2-like isoform X2: MDKADKNVKLSAEVEPFIPQKKGPETLMIPMALPNDSGGVNGLEPTPIPSYLITCYPFVQENQSNRQFPLYNNDIRWQQPNPNPTGPYLAYPIISAQPPVSTEYTYYQLMPAPCAQVMGFYHPFPTPYSAPFQAANAVNTVTTECTERPNPSGQVFPLSSQRSRSSNRGPVIQKQQQLQTHIKNKRPPVKNVATQKETSSSGPENRSKIVLLVDASQQTDFPSDIANKSLSESASTMLWKSKGRRRRASHPAAESSSEQGASEADIDSDSGYCSPKHGNNQAAAMASRNTDSGAMNVAETSINTTGIGWNNVNSQATQKKPWVEKTQAFSRGGRQAEQRNTSQDEDEFPELNSDNGSSKSSNIQQKIAPKVLDDLPENSPINIVQTPIPITTSVPKRAKSQKKKALAAALATAQEYSEISMEQKKLQEALSKAAGKKSKTPVQLDLGDMLAALEKQQQAMKARQITNTRPLSYTVGSAAPFHTKESVNRKSLTKGQPSMGCLNPLDSTAPKVKRGKEREIAKLKRPTALKKIILKEREEKKGRLSADHVLLGSDEQKEVHINLTADQSQELASQEETGLSMPSDTSLSPASQNSPYCMTPVSQGSPASSGIGSPMASSATTKIHSKRFREYCNQVLSKEIDECVTLLLQQLVSFQERVYQKDPMRAKAKRRLVMGLREVTKHMKLNKIKCVIISPNCEKIQSKGGLDEALYNVIAMAREQEIPFVFALGRKALGRCVNKLVPVSVVGIFNYSGAEDLFNKLVSLTEEARKAYRDMVAAMEQEQAEEALKNVKKAPHHMGHSRNPSAASAISFCSVISEPISEVNEKEYETNWRNMVETSDGLETSENERESSCKTVVPEKAGNGQMEKATLKQPHLATTETTSAINHGKSTPGDKDEVKPDDNLEWASQQSTETGSLDGSCHLLNSSMTSTTSTLVPGMLEEEEEEDEDDDEDYAHEPISVEVQLNSRIESWVSETQRTMETLQLGKTLSGAEEDNAEQSEEEEIETSEQADPVTDGEEWTNDKHASNSQHKPTICSSLNKDHTDSIYMP; this comes from the exons aATGTCAAGCTGTCAGCAGAAGTAGAACCATTTATTCCTCAGAAGAAGGGTCCAGAAACATTGATGATCCCAATGGCGCTTCCTAATGACAGCGGAGGAGTTAATGGCCTGGAACCAACTCCTATCCCTAGCTACCTGATCACTTGCTATCCGTTTGTACAGGAAAACCAATCCAATAG ACAGTTTCCATTATACAACAATGACATCAGATGGCAgcaacccaacccaaaccctaCAGGACCATACCTTGCTTACCCTATAATATCTGCACAACCACCTGTTTCTACAGAATATACGTATTATCAGCTGATGCCAGCACCTTGTGCTCAGGTCATGGGTTTCTATCATCCTTTCCCTACCCCCTACTCTGCACCCTTTCAAGCAGCAAATGCTGTAAATACAGTTACTACAGAATGCACTGAACGTCCCAACCCGTCGGGCCAGGTCTTTCCATTATCCAGTCAGCGGAGCAGAAGCAGTAACAGGGGACCAGTCATTCAAAAA caacaacagttACAGACGCACATCAAAAATAAACGTCCTCCAGTGAAAAATGTTGCCACTCAAAAAGAGACTAGTTCATCAGGTCCTGAGAACAGATCAAAGATTGTTTTGTTGGTTGATGCATCGCAGCAAACAG ATTTTCCTTCAGATATAGCTAATAAGTCACTTTCTGAGAGTGCCTCTACAATGCTTTGGAAATCAAAGGGCAGGCGCAGAAGAGCTTCTCACCCTGCTGCAGAGTCATCTAGTGAGCAGGGTGCAAGTGAAGCAGACATTGACAGTGACAGTGGCTATTGTAGTCCTAAGCATGGCAATAACCAGGCTGCAGCCATGGCTTCAAGAAATACAGATTCTGGTGCAATGAAT gttgCAGAAACGTCAATAAATACAA CTGGTATAGGTTGGAATAATGTAAATTCCCAGGCAACTCAGAAAAAACCTTGGGTTGAAAAAACTCAGGCATTTTCTAGGGGCGGAAGACAAGCTGAGCAAAGAAATACTTCACAG GATGAAGATGAATTTCCAGAGCTAAATAGTGACAATGGCAGCAGCAAAAGTAGTAACATCCAGCAAAAGATTGCACCCAAAGTA TTGGATGACTTACCAGAGAATTCTCCAATCAATATAGTCCAGACTCCAATTCCCATTACAACCTCTGTACCAAAGCGTGCAAAAAGTCAGAAGAAGAAGGCCTTGGCAGCAGCTCTTGCAACAGCTCAAGAGTATTCAGAGATAAGCATGGAACAGAAAAAACTCCAA GAAGCTTTATCAAAAGCAGCTGGGAAGAAGAGCAAGACCCCTGTTCAGTTGGATTTGGGTGACATGTTAGCAGCtcttgaaaagcagcagcaagcaaTGAAAGCTCGTCAGATCACCAACACCAGGCCTCTCTCATACACAG TTGGCAGTGCAGCTCCCTTTCATACCAAAGAATCTGTCAACAGAAAGTCCTTAACAAAGGGACAGCCATCTATGGGTTGCCTTAATCCTTTGGATTCAACTGCCCCAAaagtgaaaagaggaaaagaaagagagattgCAAAACTGAAACGCCCTACAGCACTTAAAAAG attattttgaaagagagagaggagaagaaaggccGTTTATCAGCTGACCATGTCCTGTTGGGATCTGATGAACAGAAAGAGGTTCATATAAACTTGACTGCTGATCAGTCTCAGGAGCTGGCCTCCCAAGAAG AAACTGGACTGAGCATGCCTAGTGATACTTCACTTTCTCCAGCAAGTCAGAATTCTCCGTACTGCATGACCCCAGTGTCACAAGGTTCACCTGCTAGTTCTGGAATAGGCAGCCCTATGGCATCAtctgcaacaacaaaaattcaCAGCAAGAGATTCAGAGA ATACTGTAACCAGGTTCTAAGCAAAGAAATAGATGAGTGTGTGACTCTCTTACTGCAACAGCTTGTCAGCTTCCAGGAACGGGTTTATCAAAAGGATCCCATGAGAgccaaagcaaagagaagactTGTGATGGGGTTGCGGGAGGTTACTAAGCATATGAAACTAAACAAGATCAAGTGTGTAATCATATCTCCCAACTGCGAAAAAATCCAGTCAAAAg GTGGACTAGATGAGGCTCTGTATAATGTAATAGCCATGGCACGGGAACAAGAAATTCCTTTTGTCTTTGCTCTTGGACGTAAAGCTCTTGGCCGTTGTGTGAACAAACTGGTTCCTGTTAGTGTGGTGGGTATCTTCAACTACTCAGGGGCTGAG GACCTATTCAATAAGCTGGTGTCACTGACTGAAGAGGCCAGAAAAGCGTACAGAGATATGGTTGCTGCAATGGAACAGGAACAGGCAGAAGAAGCCTTGAAGAATGTCAAGAAGGCACCTCATCACATGGGTCATTCTCGTAACCCCTCTGCAGCAAGTGCTATCTCATTCTGTAGTGTTATTTCTGAACCCATATCTGAAGTGAATGAGAAGGAATATG AAACAAACTGGAGAAATATGGTGGAAACATCTGATGGGTTAGAAACCTctgaaaatgagagagaatCCTCATGTAAGACTGTGGTACCAGAGAAAGCTGGGAATGGTCAGATGGAAAAAGCTACTCTGAAACAACCACATCTGGCTACAACTGAGACTACCTCAGCAATAAATCATGGAAAATCCACACCAGGTGACAAAGATGAGGTGAAACCAGATGACAATCTGGAATGGGCCTCACAGCAGAGTACAGAAACCGGATCACTGGATGGCAGCTGCCATCTTCTGAATTCCTCCATGACCAGTACCACCAGTACTCTGGTACCAGGAATGctagaagaagaggaggaggaagatgaagatgatgatgagGATTATGCCCATGAACCAATTTCCGTAGAGGTTCAGCTTAATAGCAGAATTGAATCTTGGGTTTCAGAGACCCAGAGAACTATGGAGACTCTTCAGCTTGGGAAGACCCTTAGTGGTGCCGAAGAAGACAATGCAGAACaaagtgaagaggaagaaatagaGACTTCTGAGCAGGCTGATCCAGTCACTGATGGTGAGGAATGGACAAACGATAAGCACGCAAGTAACAGTCAACATAAACCCACCATCTGCAGTTCTTTGAATAAAGACCACACAGATTCCATCTATATGCCATAA
- the SECISBP2L gene encoding selenocysteine insertion sequence-binding protein 2-like isoform X1 yields MDKADKNVKLSAEVEPFIPQKKGPETLMIPMALPNDSGGVNGLEPTPIPSYLITCYPFVQENQSNRQFPLYNNDIRWQQPNPNPTGPYLAYPIISAQPPVSTEYTYYQLMPAPCAQVMGFYHPFPTPYSAPFQAANAVNTVTTECTERPNPSGQVFPLSSQRSRSSNRGPVIQKQQQLQTHIKNKRPPVKNVATQKETSSSGPENRSKIVLLVDASQQTDFPSDIANKSLSESASTMLWKSKGRRRRASHPAAESSSEQGASEADIDSDSGYCSPKHGNNQAAAMASRNTDSGAMNVAETSINTTGIGWNNVNSQATQKKPWVEKTQAFSRGGRQAEQRNTSQSGFRCRDHSTSSERRQNVQKRHEKPLPTSQSSRTEQSPEALYFEDEDEFPELNSDNGSSKSSNIQQKIAPKVLDDLPENSPINIVQTPIPITTSVPKRAKSQKKKALAAALATAQEYSEISMEQKKLQEALSKAAGKKSKTPVQLDLGDMLAALEKQQQAMKARQITNTRPLSYTVGSAAPFHTKESVNRKSLTKGQPSMGCLNPLDSTAPKVKRGKEREIAKLKRPTALKKIILKEREEKKGRLSADHVLLGSDEQKEVHINLTADQSQELASQEETGLSMPSDTSLSPASQNSPYCMTPVSQGSPASSGIGSPMASSATTKIHSKRFREYCNQVLSKEIDECVTLLLQQLVSFQERVYQKDPMRAKAKRRLVMGLREVTKHMKLNKIKCVIISPNCEKIQSKGGLDEALYNVIAMAREQEIPFVFALGRKALGRCVNKLVPVSVVGIFNYSGAEDLFNKLVSLTEEARKAYRDMVAAMEQEQAEEALKNVKKAPHHMGHSRNPSAASAISFCSVISEPISEVNEKEYETNWRNMVETSDGLETSENERESSCKTVVPEKAGNGQMEKATLKQPHLATTETTSAINHGKSTPGDKDEVKPDDNLEWASQQSTETGSLDGSCHLLNSSMTSTTSTLVPGMLEEEEEEDEDDDEDYAHEPISVEVQLNSRIESWVSETQRTMETLQLGKTLSGAEEDNAEQSEEEEIETSEQADPVTDGEEWTNDKHASNSQHKPTICSSLNKDHTDSIYMP; encoded by the exons aATGTCAAGCTGTCAGCAGAAGTAGAACCATTTATTCCTCAGAAGAAGGGTCCAGAAACATTGATGATCCCAATGGCGCTTCCTAATGACAGCGGAGGAGTTAATGGCCTGGAACCAACTCCTATCCCTAGCTACCTGATCACTTGCTATCCGTTTGTACAGGAAAACCAATCCAATAG ACAGTTTCCATTATACAACAATGACATCAGATGGCAgcaacccaacccaaaccctaCAGGACCATACCTTGCTTACCCTATAATATCTGCACAACCACCTGTTTCTACAGAATATACGTATTATCAGCTGATGCCAGCACCTTGTGCTCAGGTCATGGGTTTCTATCATCCTTTCCCTACCCCCTACTCTGCACCCTTTCAAGCAGCAAATGCTGTAAATACAGTTACTACAGAATGCACTGAACGTCCCAACCCGTCGGGCCAGGTCTTTCCATTATCCAGTCAGCGGAGCAGAAGCAGTAACAGGGGACCAGTCATTCAAAAA caacaacagttACAGACGCACATCAAAAATAAACGTCCTCCAGTGAAAAATGTTGCCACTCAAAAAGAGACTAGTTCATCAGGTCCTGAGAACAGATCAAAGATTGTTTTGTTGGTTGATGCATCGCAGCAAACAG ATTTTCCTTCAGATATAGCTAATAAGTCACTTTCTGAGAGTGCCTCTACAATGCTTTGGAAATCAAAGGGCAGGCGCAGAAGAGCTTCTCACCCTGCTGCAGAGTCATCTAGTGAGCAGGGTGCAAGTGAAGCAGACATTGACAGTGACAGTGGCTATTGTAGTCCTAAGCATGGCAATAACCAGGCTGCAGCCATGGCTTCAAGAAATACAGATTCTGGTGCAATGAAT gttgCAGAAACGTCAATAAATACAA CTGGTATAGGTTGGAATAATGTAAATTCCCAGGCAACTCAGAAAAAACCTTGGGTTGAAAAAACTCAGGCATTTTCTAGGGGCGGAAGACAAGCTGAGCAAAGAAATACTTCACAG TCTGGTTTCAGATGCAGAGACCACAGCACATCTTCAGAAAGGAGGCAGAATGTGCAGAAACGACATGAAAAACCTCTCCCTACAAGCCAGTCAAGTAGAACAGAGCAGAGTCCTGAAGCTCTCTATTTTGAG GATGAAGATGAATTTCCAGAGCTAAATAGTGACAATGGCAGCAGCAAAAGTAGTAACATCCAGCAAAAGATTGCACCCAAAGTA TTGGATGACTTACCAGAGAATTCTCCAATCAATATAGTCCAGACTCCAATTCCCATTACAACCTCTGTACCAAAGCGTGCAAAAAGTCAGAAGAAGAAGGCCTTGGCAGCAGCTCTTGCAACAGCTCAAGAGTATTCAGAGATAAGCATGGAACAGAAAAAACTCCAA GAAGCTTTATCAAAAGCAGCTGGGAAGAAGAGCAAGACCCCTGTTCAGTTGGATTTGGGTGACATGTTAGCAGCtcttgaaaagcagcagcaagcaaTGAAAGCTCGTCAGATCACCAACACCAGGCCTCTCTCATACACAG TTGGCAGTGCAGCTCCCTTTCATACCAAAGAATCTGTCAACAGAAAGTCCTTAACAAAGGGACAGCCATCTATGGGTTGCCTTAATCCTTTGGATTCAACTGCCCCAAaagtgaaaagaggaaaagaaagagagattgCAAAACTGAAACGCCCTACAGCACTTAAAAAG attattttgaaagagagagaggagaagaaaggccGTTTATCAGCTGACCATGTCCTGTTGGGATCTGATGAACAGAAAGAGGTTCATATAAACTTGACTGCTGATCAGTCTCAGGAGCTGGCCTCCCAAGAAG AAACTGGACTGAGCATGCCTAGTGATACTTCACTTTCTCCAGCAAGTCAGAATTCTCCGTACTGCATGACCCCAGTGTCACAAGGTTCACCTGCTAGTTCTGGAATAGGCAGCCCTATGGCATCAtctgcaacaacaaaaattcaCAGCAAGAGATTCAGAGA ATACTGTAACCAGGTTCTAAGCAAAGAAATAGATGAGTGTGTGACTCTCTTACTGCAACAGCTTGTCAGCTTCCAGGAACGGGTTTATCAAAAGGATCCCATGAGAgccaaagcaaagagaagactTGTGATGGGGTTGCGGGAGGTTACTAAGCATATGAAACTAAACAAGATCAAGTGTGTAATCATATCTCCCAACTGCGAAAAAATCCAGTCAAAAg GTGGACTAGATGAGGCTCTGTATAATGTAATAGCCATGGCACGGGAACAAGAAATTCCTTTTGTCTTTGCTCTTGGACGTAAAGCTCTTGGCCGTTGTGTGAACAAACTGGTTCCTGTTAGTGTGGTGGGTATCTTCAACTACTCAGGGGCTGAG GACCTATTCAATAAGCTGGTGTCACTGACTGAAGAGGCCAGAAAAGCGTACAGAGATATGGTTGCTGCAATGGAACAGGAACAGGCAGAAGAAGCCTTGAAGAATGTCAAGAAGGCACCTCATCACATGGGTCATTCTCGTAACCCCTCTGCAGCAAGTGCTATCTCATTCTGTAGTGTTATTTCTGAACCCATATCTGAAGTGAATGAGAAGGAATATG AAACAAACTGGAGAAATATGGTGGAAACATCTGATGGGTTAGAAACCTctgaaaatgagagagaatCCTCATGTAAGACTGTGGTACCAGAGAAAGCTGGGAATGGTCAGATGGAAAAAGCTACTCTGAAACAACCACATCTGGCTACAACTGAGACTACCTCAGCAATAAATCATGGAAAATCCACACCAGGTGACAAAGATGAGGTGAAACCAGATGACAATCTGGAATGGGCCTCACAGCAGAGTACAGAAACCGGATCACTGGATGGCAGCTGCCATCTTCTGAATTCCTCCATGACCAGTACCACCAGTACTCTGGTACCAGGAATGctagaagaagaggaggaggaagatgaagatgatgatgagGATTATGCCCATGAACCAATTTCCGTAGAGGTTCAGCTTAATAGCAGAATTGAATCTTGGGTTTCAGAGACCCAGAGAACTATGGAGACTCTTCAGCTTGGGAAGACCCTTAGTGGTGCCGAAGAAGACAATGCAGAACaaagtgaagaggaagaaatagaGACTTCTGAGCAGGCTGATCCAGTCACTGATGGTGAGGAATGGACAAACGATAAGCACGCAAGTAACAGTCAACATAAACCCACCATCTGCAGTTCTTTGAATAAAGACCACACAGATTCCATCTATATGCCATAA